GTCATGTTGATCGTAACATAAGTACGCCAACGCCCATTAGTGCCCACTGTCACTTGCAGTTATCGTGTCTCACTTGTAATTTGACCGTTGGATAACAAACTGCGTTACGTTGTTTAAAATGTTGAGGAGTTGTGTTTTTTTAATGGTCTTCCAAACGAGCATTTCTTCAACTCGCTGATCGAGATGCCGAACGTAGGGTATAGGCACCGATTTACATACAATCTCTCATCCAATCACCGGTGAGATGGCCGAGTTGGTTATGGCGCCAGGTTAAGGTTAACCTTAACACCAATTTCCTGGTGGAGCAATCCTCCTGGGTTCGAgtcccagtctcatcaagTTTATCTTTTTGCATTTTATCAATCGTCTTTATCATTCTCTGCATTTAGGTAATTTCATCCTTTTTTAAAACATTTACCATCAAGTGTCTTCCCTATCTATTGTTTCTGTTGTACATTCTATTGAGTTTTTCAGACGCCTACATGAAATCATTTCTGCTATCACTGTTCTTTCCCCTTATGCCTGGTTAACTTAGTCCTTACTAGACCGAAACTGAACCAGAAGATTCCTCCTTcgcctcttctttcttcttattTGCCTTGACATTCTTCCACTCAAAGGCCAAAGATACCACCAAAGAAGCAGCACCCATGGCAAGAGCAAGATACCAGATTGACCTCATGGAGTCATTGTACGCATCTAATACGATATCCATCTTGTCCTCGGACACCAAGTTTCTAATGCTTGCAGCTCCGCTATTGCTTAGTTGTTCTGTGTTGATTTCAGGAAACTTTTGCGAGATCCTGCTGTCGAGCTGTCCTTGAAGTAAAGTTTGAGCAACGGTAATGAATACTGTTCCCGAAAGAAAGCCGAGAAAGCTAAGGATGGAAAGACCGACTGTACTATCGCTTTCTGATAGCACAGTCTGGACTGCAATGGCTGGTTGTTGCAATGCCAGTCCCATGCCTGTACCGGCAATTATCTTGTAGGTTGTCAGTATACAGAAAAAGACTGAGTTTAAAGTCAACATACCTGGTATCTGACCCATTTGCCCTGACTTTCATCTGCTGTCCAGGTTGTGATAAGGGCACCGCCAACAATAAGTGTTGCGCTTCCAACGATGGCAAACGGCGTGAAATATCCGATTGCGCTAACCAAAATACCACCGACAATAACAAACACCACATTGCTAAGCAGCAAAGGTAGTAGAGCGATGCCAGAATCCTGAGGCGATTTGCCCTTGACAACCTGAAACCAGACGGGAATGTAGAAGGCATAAATGACCAGTACGGTACCCATGAAGAAGTTAAAGAGACATGCAGCCAGCACCGTTCGTTGACACAGGATTCTCGGAGGAATGGTCGCCTTTTCATTACGCCAGACTTGGTATGCAGCGAATGCAACAAGAAGAACTGCAAAGACGACGAACAGCGCAATGACACGTCCCGTCGACCATGCTCTATCCTCTTTCCCGAATTCAAGAGCGAACAGAAGACTGACAATTGAGCTTGCAATCAGCAGGAAGCCCACTGGATCCAGATCGAGGAACTTCTGACGCCATGTCGCGGCTGGCTTGACAGGAGATGGTCTGTCAGGAGCGAGGATGAACAGAAGGATGAGTGAAAGAGCGCCGATTGGGACGTTGATCCAGAAGCACCAACGCCAGCTAATGGATGTAAGGTAGCCTCCAAGAATCGGACCCAAGATGGAAGATATTCCAAAGGCGGAGCCCAATGATCCAAGATACTTGGGTCGTTCTTCGAGAGGGAACAGGAGAGTGATGTAGATAAACACACCGGAGCCAATACCAGCACCACCAATACCCGTAATGGCTCGTCCAACGATCAAAGCATTCGAATTGGGTGCTGCAGCGCAAACAATAGATCCAATTTCGAAGATAGCAGTAAGAATAAACAGGATCCATTTGGTGGAGTAGTACTTGAATACCAGGCCGAAAGAAAGCTGGAACACGCAGAGAGGAAGGAGGAAGGCCGATTCGTACCAGGCGATGTCTCCAAAGCTGTCAAACTCGGCGGATATAGTTGGTATAGCTGTACCTATGATGGTTCGATCCTTGAGTAGACTTTAGTGAATATTATTTTCGAGGGTTTGGGGTGGACTTACCAATGCGACTAGGAAGAATACGAGGAACAGGGCGACCATGGTTGGGAGGACAACCTTCTTTGGCGGGTATATTTTGACATTGTCTGTTGTGTTTGATGATTCGTCAACTGCGTCAGCACTTGGACGTTCTGGACTATTAGAAGTCCTATTATCCTTTTCGTCCATGATAGATAATTGGTAGAGGAGGGATGTGCAACGTGAAGAGCTGATATTAAGATGTTGGTGAGCTAGCTGTGATAATTCTTCAATACACAGCACGATGCAATATGAAGAGTTCAATAACAAAAGTTGGAAATGGAATCTGTAGAGAGCAACAGATTTAAATATCAAGATCAAATTCCTACATTCCAAGTCAATTACATACACGTTTTGCATCCATATCTTGAAGGATTATCACAAGTGACCAATCAGACACAACCTTCAAAATCTCGGTCTCGGTACCGAGCCCGAGCTAACTCATATCCTGTAGTCTAAAACCTCGCGGGGTCCCCGAGCTTTTAATTACAACAACGTCATAGATCGAGAAACCACGTCTCGACaaacaagatcaacaatTCTCAGCCCCGGATCGTCCAATcgaaaaaaggaaagaaaagaatgagATCTCAAGCATGTGAACCATGTGCA
This Fusarium poae strain DAOMC 252244 chromosome 3, whole genome shotgun sequence DNA region includes the following protein-coding sequences:
- a CDS encoding hypothetical protein (TransMembrane:14 (o38-56i77-99o105-125i137-159o165-187i194-214o234-255i267-284o304-329i341-365o371-391i403-424o430-455i506-524o)), with the translated sequence MDEKDNRTSNSPERPSADAVDESSNTTDNVKIYPPKKVVLPTMVALFLVFFLVALDRTIIGTAIPTISAEFDSFGDIAWYESAFLLPLCVFQLSFGLVFKYYSTKWILFILTAIFEIGSIVCAAAPNSNALIVGRAITGIGGAGIGSGVFIYITLLFPLEERPKYLGSLGSAFGISSILGPILGGYLTSISWRWCFWINVPIGALSLILLFILAPDRPSPVKPAATWRQKFLDLDPVGFLLIASSIVSLLFALEFGKEDRAWSTGRVIALFVVFAVLLVAFAAYQVWRNEKATIPPRILCQRTVLAACLFNFFMGTVLVIYAFYIPVWFQVVKGKSPQDSGIALLPLLLSNVVFVIVGGILVSAIGYFTPFAIVGSATLIVGGALITTWTADESQGKWVRYQIIAGTGMGLALQQPAIAVQTVLSESDSTVGLSILSFLGFLSGTVFITVAQTLLQGQLDSRISQKFPEINTEQLSNSGAASIRNLVSEDKMDIVLDAYNDSMRSIWYLALAMGAASLVVSLAFEWKNVKANKKKEEAKEESSGSVSV